The Gemmatimonadaceae bacterium region GCCCGGTACACCTTGAGACGGTTGCGGATGGACTCCGGCTCGTCATCCTTGCGGCGCACCAGCGTTCCACCGCACTTCTCGCACCGTGTACCCGGCTCCAGTCCGCGATAGGGAGTCTGGCAGCTGTCGCAGACGGTGCGCCCGCCCAGCCGGTTCACCAGCTCGTCGTCCGGCACGTCGAACAGAAGGAACTTGTCCACCTTCCGGCCCAGCTCGGCGAGCATCATCGTGAGTCCCTCGGCCTGCGGTACGGTGCGCACCACGCCGTCGAGGATGGCGCCTTTCGCCGCTGACGGCGACGCGAGCACCTCCTTCATGATGCCGAGGATTACGGAGTCGGGGACGAGGTCACCCCGGTCCATGTAGGCCTTGGCCGCCAGTCCCTGCTCGGTACCGTCACGCACCGCCGCCCGGAGGACGTCGCCCGTGGCGATCCTGGGGATTCCGAGCCGTTCGGCGAGTATCTCGCCCTGAGTTCCCTTGCCCGCGCCAGGCGGGCCAAGCAGCACGACGATCATGCGAGTGGCGGCTTAGAAGCCGCCCATCGCCTGACGACCGCGATAGCGAACGCGGCCCTTCTTCATGAATCCGTCGTATTTCCTGAGCAGCAGGTGCTGCTGGATCTGCGCCAGCGTGTCGAGAGCGACACCGACCACGATCAGCAGCGACGTTCCGCCGAACTGGAACGGCACGTTGATCGCGTCGGCGATGAACACCGGCAGGAGCGCGATGAAAGTCAGGAAGATCGCGCCCGGAAGCGTGATCCGCGTCACGACGTGATCGATGTACTCGGCCGTCTTCGAACCGGGTTTGACGCCGGGAATGAAGCCACCCTGCTTCTTCAGGTTCTCGGAAAGGTCGAGCGGATTGAAGATGATAGACGTGTAGAAGTACGTGAAGAACACAATCAGCACCGCCGACAGCACGTAGTAGAGCCACGTGCCCGGCTGGAAAAGCTCCGACAGCCGTTGCGCCTGCTGGTTGCCGCTGAACTGCGCGATAGCACCGGGAACGATGATCACCGACTGTGCGAAGATGATCGGCATCACCCCCGCCGCGTTGACGCGGAGCGGGATGAAGTTCTTCGCCGCCTCGCGCATCCGGCCGCGGGCCATGCTGCGCTGCGGGATCTGGATCATGATCCGGCGAGCAGCCATCGTCACCGCTACCGTCGCCGCCACCACGCCGACCATCACGAGCCCCAGCACGAACAGCGAGAACAGTCCCACCGCCTGCGTCTGAACGAAGCGGAAAGTCCCCAAGATTCCCGGCCAGAACCGCTCGATGATCGAGAAGAAGATGATCAGGCTGGCGCCGTTGCCGAGGCCGCGCTCAGTGATCTGCTCACCCAGCCACATCACGAAGATCGCGCCGGCCGTGAGGAACAGCACCATCTGGACCTTGAATCCGAAGCCCGGATTGATCACCGCGTTCTGCAGCGACGACGTGAACAGGGCGAAGCCCCATCCCTGCACCACCGCCAGAATCACGGTGAAGTAGCGCGTCCACTGGGTAACCTGTTTCCGGCCTTCCTCGTCCTTCTGCATCTTCTCGACGGTCGGCACGACTGCGCCGGCGATCTGCATGAAGATGCTGGCCGAGATGTACGGCATGATGCCGAGCGCGAACACCGTCGCGCGAGACAGACCGCCTCCGACGAACAGGTCGTAGAGGCCAAGGAGTCCGCCGCCGCTCTGGCTCGCGAAGAAATCGCGGATCGCTACTACGTCAACACCCGGCACCGTGATGTGCGCGCCCGTGCGATAGATCACGAGGCACAGGAAGGTGAAGGTGATCTTCTGCCACAGCTCGGGCGTCCGGTAGATGCTCTGGACCGCCGCTGCCGGGTTGTTTTGTGCCATTCTACTCCTCGACGCGGCCTCCGGCCGCTTCGATCTTTTCGCGTGCGCCAGCGCTCATCCTGATTCCGCGAACGGTGACGGCGCGGGACAGATCGCCATTGGCGAGCACCTTTGCCGGGCCCTTGCGCGCACTGATCAGGCCGGCCTGCACGAGACTCTCTCTCGTGACCTCTGCTCCGGCGGGCATGCGCTGCTCGAGATCGCTCAGACGAACGACCTGATGCTCAACCCGAAAGATATTGGTGAAACCACGCTTTGGCAGTCGCCGCGTGAGGGGCATCTGGCCGCCTTCGAAATGCGGCTTGCCGCCGCCCGGCCCGTGATGGCCCGCGCGCGCCTTCATTCCCTTGTGTCCCTTGCCGGACGTCTTGCCCGTGCCCGATCCGGGTCCGCGGCCGAGCCGCTTGCGGTCACGGTGCGAGCCGGGGGCCGGCACCAGATTGTGCAGGCCGATCCGCTCTGACGCGTTAACCACCGTTTCTGCGCGCGTTGCCTTCTCTGCGCTCTCTTTTTTCATTTCTGCATCTCATCCTTCACCGGCGTCACTTCGACCAGATGACGCACGCGTTTGAGCTGACCCCGCAGCGCGGGTGAATCCTGCTGGATGACTTCTGCCTGGTGATGGCGCAGGCCGAGCGCCTGGAGCGTCAGACGCATGCGCGCCGAGTGCCCGATACCGCTCCTGACCTGCTTGATGCGAACACGGCCGGTCGTCAGCTCCGACTTCGGAGTGCTGCGCGGGCCCTTCGTGTTCCACCATACGTGTGTTCTAGCCAAGTTGTGCCTCCCTTACCTTCGCTCTCGAGCGGTAGCCGAGCGAGCTGACCTCGACGCCGCGCTCGCGCGCGATCTCTTCGACGGTTGTGAGCTGCTTCAGTCCGTCCAGCGCCGCCAGAACCATGTTGTGCGGGTTGGTCGAGCCGAGGCTCTTCGTGAGAATGTCGCTGATGCCGGCGCATTCCATGATCGCGCGCACCGCGCCGCCGGCGATCACGCCGGCACCCGGAGCAGCGGGCTTCATGAGAACCTTGCCTGCACCGTGCTCGCCCACGACCTCATGCGGAATCGTTCCGCCGGTCATCGGCACACGCTGCATGTTGCGGCGGGCTCCGTCCACGGCCTTGCGCACCGCTTCCGAGACCTCGTTGGCCTTGCCGGTGGAAAAGCCGACTTTACCCTGCCCATCGCCGACGGCGACAAGCGCGTTGAAGGAGAAGCGACGTCCGCCCTTGACGACCTTGGCGACACGGTTGATGGCGATCACGTTCTCGACGAGCTCGCTGCCACCCTCGCCGCGTCCGCCGTCTCCGCGTCCGCCGTCACGGCCTCCCTTGCCGTCGCGCGACCGGCCCTGGCCGCCATCACGACCACCACCGCCGCCCGGAGGACCGCCACGACCGGCGCCCGGACCACCACGTCCACCACCACCGCCGGGTCCACCACGGCCGCCGCCACCGCGACCGCCACGGCCACCGGGGCCGCCTACTCCGCCGCCCGAGCGCGCGCTGCGTCCGCCGCCGCTACGTGCCGGGGGCTGAGGCTGGGGCTGGGGCTGGGACGACTGCTCGGCGCCCGCGCCCGGGGCTGATCCTGAGGCTGATGCTTCCTGATTCTCGTTGTCTGCCATTTCCTAGAACTCCAGTCCGCCCTCGCGGGCTCCGTCGGCCACCGCCTTCACGCGGCCGTGATACTTGTAACCGCCACGGTCGAATACGACCTTCGTGACGCCAGCTTCCTTCGCCTTCTGGGCGATTCTCTTGCCGACCTCGGCGGACTTCTCCGTCTTCTTTCCCTCGAGACCCGAATCCGTCACCGTCATCAGCGTACGCTGCGACACGTCGTCCACCAGCTGCGCGTAGATGTGCTTCAGCGAGCGGTAGATCACGAGGCGCGGACGCTCGCTCGTTCCGTTCACCTTCTTGCGAACGCGGAAGTGGCGGCGGGTGCGCAGGCTATCGCGCGACTTCGTGAATGCCGTCTTGCTCATTACTTGCCTCCCGCCTTTCCGGCCTTACGCCGGATCTGCTCGCCTGCGTATTTGATGCCCTTGCCCTTGTACGGCTCGGGTGGACGGAGGCTGCGGAGCTCTGCGGCCACCTGTCCGACGATCTCCTTGTTCGCGCCCTCGACGATGATCTGCGTCGGAGCGGGCGCGGTCAGCTTGATGCCCTGCGGCGCCTTGTACTGGACAGCATGCGAGAACCCGAGCGCCAGCTGCAGCCCGTACGGCCGCGTCTCCGCCTTGTAGCCGACACCAACGATGTCGAGCTGCTTGGAGAAGCCCTTCGTGACGCCCTCGACCATGTTCGCGATCAGTGTCCGCGAGAGACCGTGAAGCGCCTTGTGCTTCTGGTCGTCGCTCGGACGGGTGACCGTCACCTGGCCGTTCTCGCTGGCAATCTTCATGTCGGCGGGAATGACACGGGAGAGCTCGCCCTTCGGGCCCTTCACCGTGATCCTGTTTCCGTCGAGTGTAACCGTGACGCCGGCCGGAACCGCGACCGGATTCTTTCCAATACGTGACATTAGTGAGCTCCCCTTACCAGACGAGGGCGAGGATCTCGCCGCCGGTGCGCGCCTGGCGCGCCTGACGGTCCGACATCAGACCCTGCGACGTGCTCACGATCGCCATTCCAAGGCCGTTGCGGACGCGCGGAATCTCCGACACGCCGACGTACTTCCGGAGGCCGGGCGTGGAAACACGCTTCAGCTCACGGATGACCGGCTGCCCGCCCTGCGCGTACTTCAGTACGACGCGAAGCGTCTTGCGGCCGCTCTCCTCCTCGAGAGTGCGATAGTCCTGAATGAAGTGGTTGTCCTTCAGGATTCTCGCGATCTCGAGCTTCATCTTCGAGCCGGGCATATCGACGCGGCGGTGCTTCGCTCCGCACGCATTGCGGATGCGCGTCAACATGTCGGCGATCGGATCGGTCATGCTCATGCAGTTCTTGTCCTCATTCCACCGTATCCGGCCATGGGCCGGACGTGCAGAACGTGATTGGTTACCAGCTAGCCTTGCGCACGCCCGGGATCAGTCCCGAAAGTGCCAGCTCGCGGAAGCAGATTCGGCAGAGGCCGAACTTTCTCAGGAAGGCGCGCGACCGGCCGCAGCGCTGACAGCGATTGTGCTGCCGCACTTCGAACTTCGGCTTCCGCTTGCTCTTCTCTACCATGGCTTTACGCGCCATTAGCGATTCTCTCTACTGAAGTGGTTGCTGTCGCTGATCACGACTGCACGATGATGGGCTTGTCTTCGCCGCGGAACGGCATGCCGAGCTCGCGCAGAAGCGCCAGCGCCATGTCGTCCTTGTTCGTCGTCGTGACGAACGTGATGTCCATCCCGTGGATCTGCTCGACCATGTCGTAGTTGATCTCCGGGAAAATCATCTGCTCCTTGACGCCGAGGCTGTAATTGCCGCGGCCGTCGAACGACCGCGTGTTCACGCCGCGGAAATCGCGGATGCGCGGGATCGCGACGGTGATGAAGCGATCCATGAACTCCCACATCCGGGCTCCGCGCAGCGTCACCGCGGCGCCGATTTCCTGGCCCTCGCGAAGACCGAAGTTGGCGATGGACTTCTTCGCCTTCCGGCGCACGGGGCGCTGGCCGGTGATGATCGCCAGCTCCGCCACGACGGTGTCGAGAACCTTGGGATTCTTGATCGCCTCGCCGACGCCGCAGTTCACGACGATCTTCTCGACCGTCGGGATCTCGTGCTTGTTGGCCAGCCCGAACTGCTCCTGGAGACGCGCGCGGACGGTGTTCAGGTAGTACGCCTTGAGGCGCGGCGGGGGCACGGGAAGACCAGCGCCCGCGTGCGGGCCCTGCTTGATCTCGGCTCCCTTCTTGTCTCCGCCCTTCGCCTTGGCGCTCTTCCCCTGCTGGGGAGCGCCGCCGCCCTTCGCGGGCTTCGCGGGTTTCGCGGGCTTCTTCTCTGTAGTTGCCATTTATCTGTCTCTGGTCAGCGGGTCCGGGGGATCGGCTCCCCCGAGTGTGCGCCGACGCGCTCCTTGGTTCCATCGGTGTCAATCCGCGCCCTGGTGCGGGTCGGCTCACCGGTCTTCGAGTCGAGAAGCATCAGGTTGGACGAATGCACCGGAGCAGCGGACTCGATGATCCCGCTCTGCTCGTCGGCAGTTCGCGCCTTGCGGTGCTTCTTCACGATGTTGATTCCCTCGACGAGTACACGGCCGGTCTTGGGATAGATACGCATCACCTTCCCCTCCTTGCCCTTGTCGTCGCCGCGCATCACGCGCACGGTGTCACCTTTCGACACGTGCATCTTGACGCGCTCGGCATTCACTCCGTGACGCGTCCGCGACCGCTTCTTCGCCGTCTTTCTGTGCTTCAGATCTCGCATGCTACAACACCTCCGGGGCGAGCGAGACGATCTTCATGTACTTCTTCTCGCGAAGCTCGCGCGCCACCGGTCCGAAGATGCGGGTCGCGCGGGGCTCACCCGCTTCGTTGATAATGACGATCGCGTTCTCGTCGAAGCGGATGTACGAGCCGTCCTTGCGGCGCGTCTCCTTCGCCGTGCGGACAACGACTCCGCGCGCGACCTCTGACTTCTTCACGGTTCCGTTCGGCAGCGCGTTCTTGACGGCCACGATCACGACGTCGCCGAGTCCGGCGTATCGCCGGCGCGTCCCGCCGAGCACGCGGATCACGAGCGCCGTCTTGGCGCCCGAGTTGTCCGCGACCTTGACCACCGATTCCTGTTGAATCATCGGAAAATTCCCTGGTTCTCTTAAGCGTCAGTTAAACGAGAGCTATCGGGCCCGCTCGACGATCTCGACGACGCGCCACCGCTTGTCCTTCGACATCGGGCGAGTCTCCATGATCCGCACCGTGTCCCCGGTCTTCGCATCGTTCGTCTCGTCGTGCGCCTTAAGCCGCTTCGTTCGCCGCACCATCTTGCCGTACACCGGATGCTGCACACGGCGTTCGATCGAGACGACCACGGTCTTTTCCATCTTGTCGCTCACTACGAGCCCGACGCGCGTCTTGCGCGACGCACGGCTCACGGAAGTGCTCTGCTGTGTCTCACCCATTCTGTCCTATGCCCTCTTGCTCGAGCGGGTCGCACCCGTCCTGGTCCGGCGCACGCGGCGCGTCTTTGCGCCACCCGCCCTGGGGAGCGACGCCGGCGTGCCGGCCTCAATGATCCCGATGATCTTCTCGCGCAGCACCGTCTTGAGACGGGCCACGTCCTTCCGTATCACGCGCAGCCGGAGCGGATCCTCAAGCGTCTCGGTTCCCGCGCGGAACCTGAGTCGGAATCTCTCCTCCTCCAGCCCGGCGATGCGGGCATTGATGTCCGCTTCGCCCATCTCCCGAATGTCCTTGCTACTCAGCATCTGTGTGCGCCTCCTCACGGGCCACGAATCTCGTCTTCACTCCAAGCTTCGCGCCTGCAAGCGCCATCGCCTTCTTCGCGATCTCGGGCGTCACGCCCTCGAGCTCGAACATCACTCGACCGGGCTTCACCACGGCCACCCATCCTTCCGGAGAACCCTTGCCCTTGCCCATGCGGGTCTCGGCGGGCTTCTTCGTGATCGGCTTGTCCGGGAAAATCCTGATCCACACCTTGCCGCCGCGCTTGATGTGACGCGTCAGCGCCACACGAGCCGCCTCGATCTGCCGGTTGGAGACCCAGCCGGGCTCCAGCGCCTGCAGGCCGTAGGCGCCGAACGCCACGGTCGAGCCGCGGATCGAAAGACCCTTCATGCGGCCCTTGAACATCTTCCGGAACTTCACTCTCTTCGGACTCAGCATCGCTCTATACGGGTAACGGGTAACGGGTATCGCATCAGACGCCGGTCGAGTAGGTCTTGCCGCGGCGGTCCTCGACGATCTCGCCCTTGAAAAGCCAGACCTTCACGCCAATCGTGCCGAACGTGGTCTTCGCCGTGCTCGTGGCGTAGTCGATGTCCGCACGCAGGGTGTGAAGAGGCACACGACCCTCGTGGTAGCCCTCCGTTCGCGCGATCTCGGCGCCGCCCAGGCGCCCGCCGCACTTGATCTTGATTCCGCCCGCCCCCATCCGCATCGCGCTCTGAACCGCGCGCTTCATCGCGCGACGGAACGAGATGCGCTGCGCCAGCTGGTTGGCGATGTTGTCCGCCACCAGCTGTGCGTCGAGCTCGGGACGCTTGATCTCTTCGACGTTGATCCCGACTTCCTTGCCCGAGATCTGCGCGAGCTCGTCGCGGAGCTGATCGACTTCGGTGCCCTTCTTACCGATGACGACGCCAGGACGCCCGGTGTGGATCGTGACGACGACCTTGCCCGGCTTCCGCTCGATACGGATGTCGGAGATCGCCGCGTGGCCGAGGCGCTGCTTGAGGTAGGTGCGCAGCAGCTCGTCCTCGCGCAGCAGCGCAGGGAAGTCACGGTCCGCGTACCAGGTCGAGCGCCACGTCTTGGAGATTCCAAGACGGAAGCCGATCGGATGTACTTTCTGTCCCATTACTTGCCTTCCTTCGCGCCGACCACGATGTGTACGTGGCTCGTGCGCTTCTGAATTGGAGTGGCGCGTCCCTGAGCGGCGGGCATGAATCGCTTGATCTTCGGCCCCTCGTTCACGATGGCGTGCTTCACGTACAGCGTATCGACGTCGAGCGACTCATTGGCCTGCCGCGCCGCGTACTCCGCGTTCGCGACCGCGCTGTTGAGCGTCTTCTCGATCTGCTTTGCCGCGTGCTTCTTGGAGAACTTGAGAAGACCGAGGGCCTCGTTCACGTTCTTGCCGCGGATCTGATCGATCACGAGGCGCATCTTGTATGGCGACTGCCTGGCGCCGCGCTGAATCGCGGTGGCATCAGGCTGCGGCTCGGCGCGCTGCACCGGACGGCGGACAGCGGCTTCCTTCGCCGTGGTCTTTCGTGGCGCCGCCGCCTTCTCAGCGGTCTCGGTCGTTACTGCCTTCTTGCGGGCGGCCATGGGTTACCTGCCTCCCCTCTGGCCGCCGGCCGGAACACCGCCGGCTTTCTTGTCCACCGCCTTCGCGCCGGTGTGACCGCGGAAAAGACGGGTGGGAGAGAACTCGCCCAGCTTGTGGCCGACCATGTTCTCGGTCACGTAGACGGGGATGAACTTGTTCCCGTTGTGCACCGCAAAGGTGTGTCCGACGAAGTCGGGAATGATGGTGCTCGACCGCGCCCAGGTCTTGATGACCTTCTTCGCGTTGTTCGAGTTCATCACTTCGACCTTCTTCATCAGCGCGTCCTGAATGAACGGACCCTTCTTTACGCTTCTCGCCATTTACGGAATTCCTGGTTAGGACTACTTTGTCGCTTTGCCGCGCTTCCGGCCGCGGACGATGAGGCGCTGCGACGGCTTCTTCTTGTTGCGCGTCTTGACGCCTTCCTTCTTGCCCCACGGGCTCACCACGTTCCGGCCGCCGCGTGTGCGTCCGCCGTGCGGGTGATCCACAGGGTTCATGACCTCTCCGCGAACCTTCGGGCGCTTTCCGAGCCAGCGGCTCTTGCCCGCCTTTCCGTGCGACAGGAGCTCGTGCTCTGCGTTGCCCACCACGCCGATCGTGCCAAGGCAGCTGCCATGCACGAGACGCATCTCGGTGGAGCGCATGCGAAGAGTCACGTACTCACCTTCCTTTGCCACCACTTCGACCGACGTTCCGGCGGAGCGGGCGACCTGGCCGCCCTTCCCCGGCTTCAGCTCGACGTTGTGCACGTCGGTGCCGAGCGGAACCTCGCGAAGCGGAAGCGCGTTGCCCGTGCGCGTATCAGATCCGGGGCCCGACACGATCTTGTCGCCTACCGACAACCCCTTCGGATGGAGGATGTAGCGCTTCTCTCCGTCCTCGTACGCGACCAGCGCGATACGCGCCGAGCGGTTGGGATCGTACTCGATGTGCTCCACCACTGCGGGCATGCCGTGCTTGTTGCGCTTGAAATCGATCACTCGGTACTGACGCTTGTGGCCACCGCCGATGCGTCGCATCGCAATGTGACCGTGGTTATCACGTCCGCCCGACTTCTTGAGCGGCTCGACCAGCGACTTCTCAGGCGTCGTCCGCGTGATCTCCGAGAAATCGGAGACGCTGCGGAAGCGCGAGCTCTTGGTCACCGGCTTGAACTGACGAACACCCATGACCTTTAGCCCTCGAAGATGTCTATGGTGTCACCGTCGCGAAGCTTCACGACGGCCTTCTTCCAATGCGGCCTGCGACCAACATCCTTGCCAACCCGGCGGGCCTTGCCGCGCTGGTTGGAAGTCCAGACGCCCGTCACCTTCACGCCGAACAGCTGCTCGACGGCGACCCGGATGGTCGTCTTGGTGGCGTCGCTCGCGACGCGGAACGTGTACTCACCGCGCTCCTGGTACGCCGCCGAGCTCTGCTCGGTGACAATCGGGCGGACGATGGTACGATGCAGTGTGCTCATTGCCTACTTCCCCTTCTTCTTTGCGGCGGTCTTCTTCGCAGCGGATTTCGCGGCCGGCTTCTTCTTCGCGACGGTCTTCTTCGCCGCGGAGGCTCTTCCGGTCGTCTTCGTTGCTGCCTTGCGAGTGGCCTTCTTCGCGGCTGCCTTCTTCGCGGCTGGCTTGTTCGCGGCTGGCTTCTTCGCGGGCGCCTTCTTCGGCGCCGCCTCAGTCTCCTCTGCGCTCTCTGCGGCGAGGCCGCTTCCGAAAGCACCCGACTCGACGATCACGACTTCGGACCACAGGAGGTGGTACGTCGAGACGTCGGAGTACGGCAGCACGTGCGTGCGCGGCAGGTTACGGCCGCTCATGTACACGTTCGGCTTCACGCCATCGGTGAGGATGAGGACCTTCTTTTCGGCCACGCCGAGCGCGGTGAGAACCGCCATGAGCTGCGAGGTCTTCGGAGCGTCATAATCGAACGCGTCGATGACCAGCACCGCATTCTCGCGGGCGCGGGCGTTGAACGCGCTCTTCCGGGCGAGCGCCCGGACTTTGCGCGGAACGTACTGCGCGTAGCTGCGCGGGGTCGGACCGAAAACGGTGCCACCGCCCACCCAGTTGGGCGCGCGGATCGAGCCCTGGCGGGCGCGGCCGGTGCCCTTCTGCTTCCACGGCTTCTGGTTGCCGCCGATGACGAAGCCGCGCGTCTTGGTGGACGCGTTGCCCTGCCGCTGATTCGCCAGGTACGCTTTGACGGCCTGGTGCATCACCGGCATGTTGATCGTACCGTCGAACAGATCGGCAGGCAGCGCCACGCTGTCGCGCGCGGTGCCCTTCGAGGTGTATGCGGCCGCATTCATTGAAGTATTCTCAGCCATCGGTTAGTCCTGCTTCTTCACGAGGACGATGCCGTTGGTGGGACCGGCGACCGAACCGCGGATGTAGATCAGATTGCGCTCCACGTCGATCTTCTCGATGCGAAGATGGGTCTGCGTGTGACGATGATCGCCGTAGTGACCGGGCATCTTCTTACCCTTGATCACGCGCGACGGATCGGTGCCGGGTCCAATGGATCCGGGTCGGCGATGCTTCGTGTTTCCGTGCGTGTTCGGTCCGCCGTGGAAGCCGTGACGCTTCACGACGCCCTGGAAGCCGCGTCCCTTCGACGTGCCGGTCACCTTGACCTGATCGCCGGGCGCAAAGAGCTCGACGGTCACTTTGTCTCCGAGGCTGTAGCTCGGGACTTCTACGCTCTTCGGACCGTCGTCGAGGCGGAAGCTCTTGAGGACGCGGGGCGCGGTCGCAAGACCCGCCTTGGCGGCGTGCCCGACGACTGCCTTGTGCGCGCGACGTCCGCGCGGCGTCTTCTCGCCCTTCTTGTTCTCACGGGCCAGCTTTTGCTCGCCGTATCCGAGCTGCACCGACGCGACGCCGGCCGTCTCTTTCGCGAGCACCTGTACGACGGGGTTGGGCGGAGCCTCGACCACCGTGCAGGGGATCTGCTGTCCCTGTTCGTTGAAGATCTGGGTCATGCCCAGCTTCTTTCCAATGATTCCGATCATATCTCTACTCGACCTTGATCTCGACGTCCACGCCAGCCGGGAGATCCAGCTTGGTGAGCGCATCCACAGTCGCCGGGCGGCTGTCGAGGATATCTATGAGGCGCTTGTGCGTCTTGAGCTCGAACTGCTCGCGGGACTTCTTGTCCACGTGCGGCGAGCGCAGCACCGTCCAGCGCTTCGTCTTCGTCGGGAGCGGAATCGGGCCCGATACCTGGGCACCCGTCTTCTCCGCCGTGCGGACGATGTCCGCGGCGGCCTGATCGATCACAGCGTGATCGAACGCCTTGAGACGGATGCGAATCCTGCCTGCCATAAAAGCCTCGGTCCTCGGGTAATTACTTGATGATCTTGGTAACGACGCCGGCGCCGACGGTGCGGCCGCCTTCACGAATGGCGAACCGGAGACCCTCGTCCATCGCGATCGGCGTGATCAGCTCGATCGTCATCTGTACGTTGTCGCCCGGCATCACCATCTCCATCCCCTCGGGAAGCTCC contains the following coding sequences:
- the rplD gene encoding 50S ribosomal protein L4, producing the protein MAENTSMNAAAYTSKGTARDSVALPADLFDGTINMPVMHQAVKAYLANQRQGNASTKTRGFVIGGNQKPWKQKGTGRARQGSIRAPNWVGGGTVFGPTPRSYAQYVPRKVRALARKSAFNARARENAVLVIDAFDYDAPKTSQLMAVLTALGVAEKKVLILTDGVKPNVYMSGRNLPRTHVLPYSDVSTYHLLWSEVVIVESGAFGSGLAAESAEETEAAPKKAPAKKPAANKPAAKKAAAKKATRKAATKTTGRASAAKKTVAKKKPAAKSAAKKTAAKKKGK
- the rpsJ gene encoding 30S ribosomal protein S10 yields the protein MAGRIRIRLKAFDHAVIDQAAADIVRTAEKTGAQVSGPIPLPTKTKRWTVLRSPHVDKKSREQFELKTHKRLIDILDSRPATVDALTKLDLPAGVDVEIKVE
- a CDS encoding 50S ribosomal protein L23, whose product is MSTLHRTIVRPIVTEQSSAAYQERGEYTFRVASDATKTTIRVAVEQLFGVKVTGVWTSNQRGKARRVGKDVGRRPHWKKAVVKLRDGDTIDIFEG
- the tuf gene encoding elongation factor Tu (EF-Tu; promotes GTP-dependent binding of aminoacyl-tRNA to the A-site of ribosomes during protein biosynthesis; when the tRNA anticodon matches the mRNA codon, GTP hydrolysis results; the inactive EF-Tu-GDP leaves the ribosome and release of GDP is promoted by elongation factor Ts; many prokaryotes have two copies of the gene encoding EF-Tu); the protein is ELPEGMEMVMPGDNVQMTIELITPIAMDEGLRFAIREGGRTVGAGVVTKIIK
- the rplC gene encoding 50S ribosomal protein L3, whose product is MIGIIGKKLGMTQIFNEQGQQIPCTVVEAPPNPVVQVLAKETAGVASVQLGYGEQKLARENKKGEKTPRGRRAHKAVVGHAAKAGLATAPRVLKSFRLDDGPKSVEVPSYSLGDKVTVELFAPGDQVKVTGTSKGRGFQGVVKRHGFHGGPNTHGNTKHRRPGSIGPGTDPSRVIKGKKMPGHYGDHRHTQTHLRIEKIDVERNLIYIRGSVAGPTNGIVLVKKQD
- the rplB gene encoding 50S ribosomal protein L2; this encodes MGVRQFKPVTKSSRFRSVSDFSEITRTTPEKSLVEPLKKSGGRDNHGHIAMRRIGGGHKRQYRVIDFKRNKHGMPAVVEHIEYDPNRSARIALVAYEDGEKRYILHPKGLSVGDKIVSGPGSDTRTGNALPLREVPLGTDVHNVELKPGKGGQVARSAGTSVEVVAKEGEYVTLRMRSTEMRLVHGSCLGTIGVVGNAEHELLSHGKAGKSRWLGKRPKVRGEVMNPVDHPHGGRTRGGRNVVSPWGKKEGVKTRNKKKPSQRLIVRGRKRGKATK